The sequence GGTCGTCGGGGTGTAGCGAAGTTTGGTATCGCGCTTGAATGGGGTTCAAGAGGCCGCAGGTTCGACTCCTGTCACTCCGACCATAAAAATAAGAGGTATCTTAACGATACCTCTTATTTTTATGCCCGCAGGGAGGAGTCGAAGACTCCGAACGCCCGACTTTGCGGGCGTTTCACTCCACGACCAAAAAACGCATTTTTTGCCCCGAAGGGAAGGAGCCGAACCTTTCGACATTCTGTCACAAAAGGCACTAAAGGTGCCTTTTTAGGGAGGAGTCGAACCTTTCGACATTCTGTCACAAAAGGCACTAAAGGTGCTTTTTTAGGGAGGAGTCGAAGACTCCGAACACTCGCCGCAGCGGATGTTTCACTCACGACCAAAAAACTCGTTTTTTGCCCTTCGACATCCGAACATCCGCCGCAGCGGATGTTTCACTCACGACCAATAAAATGCAGAGGGACCATTTAGGTCCCTCTTTGATTTATGCCCCCAAGGGGAGGGGTCGAAGACTCCGAACGCCATGGTAGACTTGTTCTGCCTGCAGCGGGCGTTTCACTCCACGACCAAGAAACACATTTTTTGCCCGCAGGGAGGAGTCGAAGACTCCGAACGCCCGGGCAGACTCTGTTATGAATTTCTAGCCAACTTTTTGATCGATTATTTTTAGAAGATTGTCTTTTATGCAGTTTGATAAAGCATACTTTATTATCTCCCCTTGTTTATCTCCATCTTCAGCCAATACAAATATATATTTACCGTCACAGGCAGTTACTTTACCGGAAAATTTCGATATCCTATGAAAAACCCTTTTACCGATATAAGCCTTATAAACATTTAATCCGTCCTTAGATTTAAATTCATCTTCGTTTCTAGCACCTGTATTACTAACGCTATCTGTTTGAGCATGTCTGCCTTCAGAAATATCCTTTTGAAGTTTTAAGAGTTCATGAATCTCCGCAAAATGCGTTTGAGCAAACCATAATTCTTTATTGCCAACAAAAAAGGCGATATGGCTGTCATCATGTACAGTTTTTTCGTTGTAACTCAACAAGTCATTTTTGAGATTGTCCATGATAACTGAATTATTTCTTAGAATTTTGTATTCCGATGCACAATTAGGGCATAAGCATAGATTCATAGGATCGAGTTCGACTTTCGGGTCATTAAAAATCTGAGCATACTCAAATATATTCGGTTTGTGACACATTTGGCAGGCGTATTTATATATGCCGTCATAACGATATATGTTCATCAAATAGGCTCTGATTTCGGCTGCACAATTGCTGACCCGTATATGTCGAACTTTAAAATCATACTCAACAGGATTTGCATAAATAAGCATTTCAGCAGCATGTTTCTTTAATGCTTGCCAGTTTTTAACCCTTCCGATCGGAAATGGGTATTCCTCAGGGTGCGAATTTTCTTTTCCGCTTCCCCCACTAAACTTTGTTTTCAAATCATCGGGAGTAATACCGTATCTTCTTGCCAGTTCAATAGCAAAATATGCTTCACGTTTGCTCACGGGAATATTATCATAATCCTTATTCAACTCAGCTAAAAGATCATCTGAGCTCTTTTTAAATCCAAGCATTTCATAAATGGATGAATCAGGACTGACATTGCCGTAAATCGAATGATTTAAGTCGTGCTTTGTGATTTGGTTTTGCGAAACCAGTTCATTTGATTCGGTATACAACCAATTTCCATTCCATTCGGAATGGCATTTTTCTCGTCGTAGTAAGGATATCAAATCACAATATGCATGATTAATATCCGGCGTATTCCCTTTGATAATAAGTTTACCGGTAAGCTGTGCTTCATTTTCCAATAATGTCTGAAATATGGCTTTTGATTTTAGTATTGAGTCCTTGTTGCCCGGATGTAAAGAAATATATTTTAATGCCTCGGAAATGCATTCCATCGAAAATCTGTAACGAAAATCTCCGTTAGTAGACCAATCCGGATGACGATTGCTGCTATAATAAATGCCGGTAGTTTTCTCAATGCCGGTTACTAGAGTATCAAAAAGATTAAATTCCAATAAGTTTTGAATTGAAACTCCGTTATTTTCGTAGAAATCGGCATCAATTATATATCGATCGGCAATATTTCGAAAATACGCTTCAATATCAATTCCTGTTTCTGAACAGGGCAAATATATCCTGTTTTTATATGGATTGATGAATTTGTTTTCGTTTTTGTTCTTGCAGCGTAAAACGAGATAATTTTTCATCATCTCCACGATTTCTTCGGTATATGCCGGGTTAGCTTTATATTTTAAAAGTATTTTAACATCCTCGATATGCTTCGATGTATCAATGCTTTCTTCAGATCGTTTTTTGAAATCATTAATAAAGAACTCATATTCATTGGGCTTTTCGAGCTGAAGGATGTTATCAAAAAAATCTTTACATTTTTCATAGATTTCACTATCGACAATATTGATATCCTTGGAGGTGATATTTTTCGACGGAAGAAAAACATTCGGTAAAAACTGTGAGCCGATTTTTCGATAGGGTGCCATAAAAGCCCCGGCGGATGTTTTCACAATGTTTGACGTAAGCAGGTTTTGACCGCTTTTTGAAAAGGCATAAGGTACGGTTTCAAGAATCCTGTAAAGTTCAATAAGCCAAGAGTTGCTGCGCGCGGGTAAAAAGTCGGGATTTTTATCAAAGTAACCCCTAAGCGATTCAGGCCGTATCACTTCTATCTTCATTTCGTTCGAAAAAAAATCATATAAATACCTATACTCCTGATTTGATTCAGTGAGAAAAGTCGGCAGCCAATGGTATTCGCAGTAATCGTGAATTAATTCAGACAACAAACCATCGGTAATCAGTTCTGCCAGTTTTTCATTTCGTGCGATTTTGGCTGTTAGAGCAGAGGTATAGCCACCGCGTTTACATGGGAGGATTTTTTCATTAGATAGTTGTTTTCTTGTTGTTTCAAATAAAGTACCGAACAACCCAAAGTGTTCGAATCTTGCGGCATTAGTAGGCAACGCCCTGATAAAGCTCATATTGAGATTTTTAGTATTCCTTAGCTCTCTGATACTTTCGCTGAGCAAAATACCGGTCTCTTTTGCCAATTGAATATTATCGAGATCGTCACAAGGGATGCTGCTGCGGTTTGGTGTTGTTCTGTAAGGACCCTGCACGATAAAATCCAGTTTACTCTCTGTTTCCGTTGGAAAGTACACCGAAATATAAGGTGACTTGAGCTTTTGACATTCGTATTTTCCGTCATCACTCACTTTGACCGGGAAAGCGATATCCACTGTTCTATGTGAATTATAATCAATGCGGCGCGAAAATTTTAAATACGAAATTTTTTCTTCGTTTTTTAATGTGGATTCCCCAAGAGCAGATACCAAAGAGCAATGATCATTCAACAATTTTTTATCAAGTTGATATTTGCCTTCAATTCTTGAACCTTCGATATTTATTTTATATTCAATTAAAGAAAGATTGTTCATAAATAAAAGCGTCGTAATACCTAAGTTTTGTAATCTTTGCTTGAGACCGTTGTTTAAAATATCAATGGAACGATAACCTGAAAATGACTTGCCGCAACTATAGGGGAATACAAACTTAGTCGTGAAATCGGATTCGATTTCTGTTTGCGGAATATCTTCAGGATGAACAAAGTCATATATCTGAACGGCAAAAGGGTTTGCGTTATTAGGAAGCTGCCCCTTATAATTCTGTGGCATACTATAAAGTTTAACAGTGTCACAAATGCCGAAAACGGATTTAAAGCCGACTCCGAATTCGCCGATTTGATTTAAATTTCCCGCCTTGTCGGATTGCCCAATATCACACAGCCTTTGGAGATTCTCTTCCGTAAACGGTTTCCCATCATGATATACCTCCAAGCGATCCTTATATTGAACGAACTTAATGCTTTTTGCTTCCGCATCCTCCGCATTCTGCAGCAGTTCGTAAATAAAATGTGCTTTATCGGTATAAAGCTGGATGATTCGTTCAAGCGCTCTTCTGAGCATTCCGCTATTGTCTTGTTGGATTTTAATTTGATCGGCGATGTTCATAATCATTCTCCTTTAATTTCGACAATTCCATTTGCAATTAAAGTTGTGTGAATGTCCGCGCATAAAGTGCTTTCTTCGATAATTTGGACCTTCCTTTCATAAACCGAAGATGCTGATTCGAGTTCGCTTCGATACATACGGTGTATATTTTCGTCGAAAGTATCTTGAATCAGTTTTTCAAGGCTCCGCTTCCGACTCCGATAATTACCCCCGATGCTTTCGAGTTTATAGGAAGCTGTCATTTTTGCTGCAGCTATATGAGCTTTTTTCTCATTCATCCACAGCGATACCTGACGGTTCTCCAAGGTACTAAAAACCTTCGAATCAACGGCTGCGGAAGCGGAACACGATTCAGCATCCTGTAAAATTTCAGTCAGTTCATTTTCTACGATTTCACTTTGACAAACGGGAACCAATCTGACCTTCGGATTTAAACCTATATAATTCCATGCGTAAACTGAAAATGCATACAAACCCTTTGGCAGCGTGTCAGAATAATACCTCAATTGTATATAGGCCGTTTCCTTTGATGAAAAGTAAAGCGCGGCTTGTTTCACAAGCGGGTGGACTGCGGTAATAAAAAACGCATTTCTTTCTTTTTCCGCAATTTCCGGTACAAAGGTTAAAGTATGCATCGGCTCCGTGCCTTTCAAATACCAATCCCAACGCCGCTTCACGGCAGACCTTACATCAGATAATTTTCTGAAATCATCACGCAAGATATCCCGAGCATTTTTAGAGAGTCGAATTCGTTTCAGATCGGATTCGCCGATAATGAACTGACCTTCGCCAAGCCGGAATGATAAATAACTCTCCACCAAATGTTGAATTTTTGAAGGTGAAATCCATGGATTTTCAGCTTCTTTGATTTCATTTGCGACCGTATAATTCGACAGATCGAAGCCAAACAATTCTTTTTCTTCGTCTTCAAGCCTCGACAGTTCCTGAAGTCTTCGAACCTCATTATCAGCCATCTGCT is a genomic window of Oscillospiraceae bacterium containing:
- a CDS encoding ATP-binding protein, with the protein product MNIADQIKIQQDNSGMLRRALERIIQLYTDKAHFIYELLQNAEDAEAKSIKFVQYKDRLEVYHDGKPFTEENLQRLCDIGQSDKAGNLNQIGEFGVGFKSVFGICDTVKLYSMPQNYKGQLPNNANPFAVQIYDFVHPEDIPQTEIESDFTTKFVFPYSCGKSFSGYRSIDILNNGLKQRLQNLGITTLLFMNNLSLIEYKINIEGSRIEGKYQLDKKLLNDHCSLVSALGESTLKNEEKISYLKFSRRIDYNSHRTVDIAFPVKVSDDGKYECQKLKSPYISVYFPTETESKLDFIVQGPYRTTPNRSSIPCDDLDNIQLAKETGILLSESIRELRNTKNLNMSFIRALPTNAARFEHFGLFGTLFETTRKQLSNEKILPCKRGGYTSALTAKIARNEKLAELITDGLLSELIHDYCEYHWLPTFLTESNQEYRYLYDFFSNEMKIEVIRPESLRGYFDKNPDFLPARSNSWLIELYRILETVPYAFSKSGQNLLTSNIVKTSAGAFMAPYRKIGSQFLPNVFLPSKNITSKDINIVDSEIYEKCKDFFDNILQLEKPNEYEFFINDFKKRSEESIDTSKHIEDVKILLKYKANPAYTEEIVEMMKNYLVLRCKNKNENKFINPYKNRIYLPCSETGIDIEAYFRNIADRYIIDADFYENNGVSIQNLLEFNLFDTLVTGIEKTTGIYYSSNRHPDWSTNGDFRYRFSMECISEALKYISLHPGNKDSILKSKAIFQTLLENEAQLTGKLIIKGNTPDINHAYCDLISLLRREKCHSEWNGNWLYTESNELVSQNQITKHDLNHSIYGNVSPDSSIYEMLGFKKSSDDLLAELNKDYDNIPVSKREAYFAIELARRYGITPDDLKTKFSGGSGKENSHPEEYPFPIGRVKNWQALKKHAAEMLIYANPVEYDFKVRHIRVSNCAAEIRAYLMNIYRYDGIYKYACQMCHKPNIFEYAQIFNDPKVELDPMNLCLCPNCASEYKILRNNSVIMDNLKNDLLSYNEKTVHDDSHIAFFVGNKELWFAQTHFAEIHELLKLQKDISEGRHAQTDSVSNTGARNEDEFKSKDGLNVYKAYIGKRVFHRISKFSGKVTACDGKYIFVLAEDGDKQGEIIKYALSNCIKDNLLKIIDQKVG